The Mangrovimonas cancribranchiae nucleotide sequence ACTACTAGTTGCTTTAGTAGCGTTTACTTTTAATGCTAAAGCACAAATTGAAACACCTCAACCAAGTCCAGCGAGTAAGTTGGAGCAAAAAGTTGGGTTAACAGATGTTACATTAGAATATTCACGTCCTGGAGTTAGAGGGCGAACCATTTTTGGCGATTTAGTACCATACGGAAAGTTATGGCGTGCAGGAGCCAATAAAAACACAATGGTCACTTTTAGTGACAATATAACTATAGGTGATCAAACACTTAAAGCTGGTTCTTATGCTATTTTTGTTAAACCTATGAAAGGTTCTTGGGAAGTGTATTTTTACACCGATACTAATAACTGGGGAGCACCAAAAAACTGGGACGACAGTAAAGTAGCCGCAAAAATTACTGTAGAAACGCACGATGTTCCTTTTAATGTGGAAACTTATACTATAGATGTTAATCAGATAACTAATAATGGCGCGGCATTAGAGTTTATTTGGGAAAAAACCTATGCGGCTGTACCGTTTTCTGTACCAACAGAAACTAAAG carries:
- a CDS encoding DUF2911 domain-containing protein, encoding MKKLLLLVALVAFTFNAKAQIETPQPSPASKLEQKVGLTDVTLEYSRPGVRGRTIFGDLVPYGKLWRAGANKNTMVTFSDNITIGDQTLKAGSYAIFVKPMKGSWEVYFYTDTNNWGAPKNWDDSKVAAKITVETHDVPFNVETYTIDVNQITNNGAALEFIWEKTYAAVPFSVPTETKVASAINRVMQGPGANDYYAAAVYYLEEGKDIKQAKQWIDKAISMVDKPQFWQYRKQALIYAEAGDKKGAIKAAKKSLKGAEEAGNADYVKMNTDSLKAWGAM